CAAGAAAAAGCATTATGTTTTGTTCACTTAAAAACTGCATACACGCCTGCTTATCGTTATTATCACATCTCTATTCGTGTAATTATATAGCGAAGAATGAAATCTTTAAAGCAAAAACTGTTTCATATTCACCCTCAGATAATATCTCGTCAGTAAAGACTATTATGTATGTGTACATTTCTGTTATGTGTTATACTTATTATGTCTTTAAACAATTTACACGGGAACGTAGTTATTATGTTTAATCTCTCAAAAGAAGACATCGAAAAAATTGATCATATGTTTAATGAAGTACAAAACGCCTCAAAAACCTTTATGGGCTATCCATGCAATCAGGATTTTGATTATGACCGCCTCTTTCCTTTCCTTGAATACACGGTAAATAATATAGGCGACCCTTATATCCCGACACATTATCGTCTCAACTCGCATACTCTCGAACGTGAAGTGTTAGATTTTTTTGCAGGACTTATGCACGCAGATAAAGATAATTTCTGGGGATATGTCACTAATGGCGGAACAGAAGGAAATATGTATGGGCTCTACCTTGCACGTGAACTATATCCCGAGGGTATTGTATATCACTCTCAAGATGTGCATTATAGCATTACAAAAAGTTTTCGAGTTCTCAGAATGAAAAATATCATGATCCGTTCACAAAAAAATGGTGAAATTGATTACGATGACCTTAAAGAAACAATACACATCAGAAGAGAAGTTCCTCCCATTTTTCTATTAACGATCGGTACCACCATGAGAGCGGCTATCGATAACGTCGGTAAAATAAGATCAATGATGGAAGAATTGGCTATCACAGAATATTACATCCATTGTGATGCCGCTTTAAGCGGTATGATACTTCCCTTTATTGATAATGCCACACCATTTGATTTTGCTGCAGGTGCAGACAGCATTTCAGTAAGCGGACACAAATTCATAGGATGCCCAATACCATGCGGTGTCGTACTGGCAAAAAAGAAAAATGTCGATAAGATCTCAAAGTTTGTTGAATATGTCGGGACGCTTGATACAACGCTTACCGGTTCTCGTAACGGAATAAGCCCTATATTTCTATGGTATGCAATTAAAAATATAGGGGTAGATGGTTTTAAGAAAAAGGTTTCAGATTGCCTTGAGCGTGCAGACTATGCATTAGCTGAACTCAATAAGCTCGGATGCAACGCATGGAAAAATGACTTTGCAACAACCGTCGTTTTTGATCGACCATCACAAGATATTATAAACAAGTGGCAGCTGGCACCCCAGGGAGATATTTCTCATATTATCATTATGCCGAGTGTCACAAAAGAAATGATTGATGAATTTCTTGATGATATAAAGAATGCTAAAAACAAAGGCTAAATATGAACAAGATTTTTATAGTTGCTAAAAATAAAGTAGGTGTTCTTGCAACAATCACTGAACTCCTTGCTGAAAAGAATATTAATATCGATGAGATTGATGTAGATGAATTACAATCACTCAAAGGTATGGAAGCATGCGTTATATCGGTTGATAAGTACGATCTGGCTTTGGAAACATTGCGTAACGCCACTATGAAAGAAGGTCTTTTCAAAGCTGTACCACAGGAAAACCTTGTCCTTTTACTCACTGACAAGCCCGGTGCGCTTGCACACATAACCAAAAAGTTTAAGGATGCAGATATTAATATTCACGGCATGCATATTCTTGAACGAGACGGAAATCATTCTCTTGTCGGGGTATCTGTTGATCACATTCTTGAAGCAAAACAGGTAATCGCTGATTGCCTTATCTTTCCGAAATAAACAGACATATCAGACTACAGACATCAGACCATAGACTACAGACCAAAAAATTAAAATCAAAAAAAACAAAACAAAGCATCAAGAATTTCTGGGACTCAGCTTATACTTTTAATTGCGGGACTTGACTCATAGGTGTTTCAGGTTTATCAACTTTTTTCTTCCTTTTATCCGCTAACACAGCTGCCGCACAATTTGCCTGAATTTCTGTAACAGTAAGGATAGGATCTGTAATGGGACTCACAGCAAACAAAAATATTGCTGCCGCTCCTGTAGGAATTCCTAACGGCCCTAATATAAATGCTATCATACCGATTGAACCCGCACCGGGAACCTCTGGTGTTATCATCGCAGTCAAAACAGCACCAACAAGGATCATAAAATAGCCTTCAAAACCAAGATGGACATTATATATCTGAGCAACAAAAATTGATGCAAGAGCAAAGTAAAGCGCCGTACCCTGCGGATTAAGATTTACACCAAGTGGCATAATAAAATTTGCCGTACCTTTTTTTACTCCCAGATTACGATTAAGACAGCGCAATGAAGACGGTACTGCAACATAGGTATTTGACGTACCAAATGCGATAACAAGAGTATCACGCAACGCTAAAAAAGGACTAAAAAATGATCCTTTTCTTCCGGTACGCACCCATATTATATCGTTATAGATTAATATCACGATAAATGCCGCTATATAGAAAAAAACAACAAAAATCCCGAGTGCACTTAATATGTGATATCCAACTTGGGCGATCTGTGACGCAAAAAGACAGCATAAGCCGAAGGGAAATATATATCTGACCCATCCGATAAGTTTTTGAAATGCATCATAAAAAGTTTCAATTACCGTTAAGGTTATATCACCTGATCGCGATCTCACAAAACCAAGCGCTAGTCCTAAAAGAATACAGAAAAAGAGTATTGAAAGATTATCTCCACGATTAACTGCCCTGAAGAAATTTGACGGGACCATGCTTTTTATGAATCCGACAATCCCCTTACCTGACTTGTCCTGCTGACCACCTGTTGATTGTATCTCGGACTGGAGTATGACTTTTCCCAATGTTACTTGCGATTCTTCGCTGAGATCCGCTCCCGGCCGCGCAATGACACCAATAACTATGCCAATAAGACTCACCGCGAATAAACCGGTAACGAATATCACAAGAAGCCTTCCTATATACCTCATTGTCTTACCGGACTGGATCAATCGTCCAATACTCGATATAACAGCGGTGATCAAAATAGGAATAACAAACATCTGTAAAAGAGATAGAAATACGCTACCATACGGAGTTAACAATGCCGCAAAATCTTTAAAAAATATACCGAGTATAAATCCCAGTATAATCCCGGCATAAATTGCAAATGGTGACAATAACCATTTGCATGATAAAAATGAAAATATTATTTTTCTTGTATCCATGATTGATCTTTAAAGTATTTTATAATTAACTTGTCCATTGTTCCGTTCAAATCTTCTCGAAGCAAAAACTGATTTAACCATACAAACAACTGCACATCTTCCCAATGAACAGCCATTGATATCGGATCTTTTTTATCTTTTTGCACTTCCATATGTAGCCTAATTGATGCAATAGGTTTTGTCTTTAGCCATTGCTGGACGGCAACATCATCATAGATCAGGGCAAGTATCTTGCCTTTAAAAACTGCATCTGCAAGCTTATTCCAGCTATCATAAAGAACAACCTGCGCTTCAGGATATTCTTCTTTTGCAAAACCAACATATGCACTGCCG
This sequence is a window from Candidatus Ancaeobacter aquaticus. Protein-coding genes within it:
- a CDS encoding dicarboxylate/amino acid:cation symporter produces the protein MDTRKIIFSFLSCKWLLSPFAIYAGIILGFILGIFFKDFAALLTPYGSVFLSLLQMFVIPILITAVISSIGRLIQSGKTMRYIGRLLVIFVTGLFAVSLIGIVIGVIARPGADLSEESQVTLGKVILQSEIQSTGGQQDKSGKGIVGFIKSMVPSNFFRAVNRGDNLSILFFCILLGLALGFVRSRSGDITLTVIETFYDAFQKLIGWVRYIFPFGLCCLFASQIAQVGYHILSALGIFVVFFYIAAFIVILIYNDIIWVRTGRKGSFFSPFLALRDTLVIAFGTSNTYVAVPSSLRCLNRNLGVKKGTANFIMPLGVNLNPQGTALYFALASIFVAQIYNVHLGFEGYFMILVGAVLTAMITPEVPGAGSIGMIAFILGPLGIPTGAAAIFLFAVSPITDPILTVTEIQANCAAAVLADKRKKKVDKPETPMSQVPQLKV
- a CDS encoding histidine decarboxylase, producing MFNLSKEDIEKIDHMFNEVQNASKTFMGYPCNQDFDYDRLFPFLEYTVNNIGDPYIPTHYRLNSHTLEREVLDFFAGLMHADKDNFWGYVTNGGTEGNMYGLYLARELYPEGIVYHSQDVHYSITKSFRVLRMKNIMIRSQKNGEIDYDDLKETIHIRREVPPIFLLTIGTTMRAAIDNVGKIRSMMEELAITEYYIHCDAALSGMILPFIDNATPFDFAAGADSISVSGHKFIGCPIPCGVVLAKKKNVDKISKFVEYVGTLDTTLTGSRNGISPIFLWYAIKNIGVDGFKKKVSDCLERADYALAELNKLGCNAWKNDFATTVVFDRPSQDIINKWQLAPQGDISHIIIMPSVTKEMIDEFLDDIKNAKNKG
- a CDS encoding ACT domain-containing protein, which gives rise to MNKIFIVAKNKVGVLATITELLAEKNINIDEIDVDELQSLKGMEACVISVDKYDLALETLRNATMKEGLFKAVPQENLVLLLTDKPGALAHITKKFKDADINIHGMHILERDGNHSLVGVSVDHILEAKQVIADCLIFPK